A single region of the Desulfonatronovibrio magnus genome encodes:
- a CDS encoding nucleotidyltransferase family protein has translation MSSSIENNTGSREEHLAAICRQFSISIMYAFGSRAKETLAWLRQEIQEMRASQSDLDIGVLPIPGFHPSPREKVELCIRLEDFFQVSRVDLVILPEAPPFLASRVIQGERLYAADEYQADEYDLYVLRRAGDLMPFHRERLRLLFGEDT, from the coding sequence ATGTCTTCATCTATAGAAAATAATACAGGTTCTCGGGAAGAACATCTGGCCGCCATCTGCCGGCAATTTTCTATATCCATTATGTACGCTTTCGGCAGCAGGGCAAAGGAAACCCTTGCCTGGCTGAGGCAGGAAATCCAGGAAATGCGTGCTTCCCAGTCGGACCTGGATATCGGGGTGCTGCCCATACCCGGTTTTCATCCATCTCCAAGAGAGAAGGTTGAGCTTTGCATCAGGCTGGAAGATTTTTTTCAGGTCAGCCGGGTTGACCTGGTTATTCTGCCGGAAGCACCCCCTTTTCTGGCTTCACGAGTCATCCAGGGAGAAAGACTCTATGCGGCGGATGAATATCAGGCTGATGAATACGATCTTTATGTCCTTAGAAGGGCCGGAGACCTGATGCCCTTTCACCGGGAGAGGCTGCGCCTGCTTTTTGGAGAAGACACATGA